The proteins below are encoded in one region of Apostichopus japonicus isolate 1M-3 chromosome 4, ASM3797524v1, whole genome shotgun sequence:
- the LOC139966691 gene encoding cytoplasmic dynein 2 intermediate chain 1-like, with translation MPSKTEGTKGRSKEDTWGAPELTSQLQDATANREKRSKDKVKHRDGDERKHRSKEKPDDEKRSRDKREKSSRDKTAEDGKHRRDERGGKERSSRDDRHKDRETKEKHRDPDDNRDRERRKESDEKEKRRSGRHREKDGRDDRERKERSNKDEERRERKSDKDRKRDDGDDRHKERRDRREDRQKDEDDKGRDRHREKRDKDGKRHKEKDGRSENDHREEKSKTTKDEERRKRHKEKDSERRNHEEEKRRPHKKGKEDGESSAQDKLQRDEEYEEERRKRKEEKRRERKRREEEERMTVDKTEMKGSREAEVPEVVEGTPVTEANGYDYDDDFEDYEDDFEDEGDDAEDGSRTETDIDDSTLAELRQAMEAENRASSLSGRDTGFSIGQSSGGSTRPTTSTRKTFINFVAAKQRQISNSVAERTKKRGQELMKLIELDTVSFDLFDMPPVKDYERFIQHFGRSDTTQAIVQCNDDNLERDTQTEEIENCDKWCQHPAEGVQCCGGDGETSDDEFDLNVNQEASSLKLTQFLEAASQLMVVLLEESRAEHDGGALQSNQRSIVFSEGYTQLKPGLPFLKTRSILQVHVHPIQTHLLLALYGDMKVPVDKSPLCNRGLLCVWNINDPSQPQKILSCRSQPKCCSWSPMKATMVFAGTVDGSLVIWDLREPSNMHCHHLVDGTSWLVRVPTFCTDGILTEESHNSSVVAILPIVTAEDNLRASMPQEPQIGSDTSFQLASLEETGVIYFWVVLEIAKTSQAGSESELGLVPGGRVKLIWSSSISLNTPTRFPSITSNFKTICVQLNPQDPNQFYIGTDRGFVLHASRHHENVYPKIFRASYDVPVEVTHLDFSPFALSCFLVACADGTIRLHSTMYELPLLSWPNSTMGMEVTSIAWSHSRPSVFYTADSTSKVYVWSLLERDANPVKTEQFDNGRLTSLSVSNDYSASSMGRPGRRPELVIGDEKGCLEVHRLNERFSNASGDELDSMSVLLQSFV, from the exons ATGCCTTCAAAAACAGAGGGAACGAAG GGCAGAAGTAAAGAAGATACTTGGGGTGCTCCTGAGCTGACCAGTCAATTACAG GATGCCACAGCCAACAGGGAAAAGAGGTCTAAAGACAAGGTGAAGCACAGAGATGGTGATGAGAGAAAGCATAGAAGCAAGGAGAAGCCAGATGATGAGAAGAGGTCTAGAGATAAGAGGGAAAAAAGTTCAAGAGATAAAACAGCTGAAG ATGGAAAACATCGACGGGATGAGCGTGGGGGCAAGGAGAGGAGCAGTCGAGACGACAGGCATAAAGACAGGGAGACAAAAGAGAAGCACAGAGATCCAGATGATAACAGAGACAGGGAGAGAAGGAAGGAGAGCGatgagaaagagaaaagaagaagtGGTCGTCATCGAGAGAAAGATGGAAGAGACGATCGCGAGCGGAAAGAAAGAAGCAATAAGGACGAAGAGAGAAGGGAGAGGAAGAGTGACAAGGATAGAAAGAGGGACGATGGAGATGATAGGCACAAGGAGAGAAGAGATAGAAGGGAGGATAGACAGAAAGATGAGGATGATAAGGGCAGAGACAGGCATAGGGAGAAGAGAGACAAAGATGGGAAGAGGCACAAAGAGAAGGATGGGAGGAGTGAAAACGATCACAGAGAGGAGAAG AGTAAGACAACAAAGGACGAAGAGAGGAGAAAGAGACATAAGGAAAAAGATTCAGAAAGAAGGAATCATGAAGAGGAAAAGAGGAGGCCCCACAAAAAAGGAAAGGAGGATGGAG AATCTTCAGCACAGGATAAACTTCAACGGGATGAAGAATACGAAGAGGAGAGGAGGAAACGGAaggaagagaagagaagagaaaggaAACGAAGAGAAGAGGAGGAAAGGATGACGGTTGATAAAACTGAGATGAAGGGAAGCCGTGAG gctGAAGTTCCCGAAGTTGTTGAAGGAACGCCCGTTACAGAAGCAAATGGATACGACTATGATGATGATTTCGAG GATTACGAGGACGATTTTGAGGATGAAGGTGATGATGCTGAGGATGGCAGTAGAACGGAGACAGATATT GATGATTCGACTCTGGCTGAGTTGAGACAGGCAATGGAGGCGGAGAATCGAGCGTCTTCTCTCAGTGGGAGG GATACTGGCTTTTCAATTGGACAGTCTTCAGGAG GCTCGACACGACCGACCACGTCGACCAGAAAGACCTTTATAAACTTTGTGGCCGCCAAGCAACGGCAGATAAGCAACAGCGTGGCAGAGAGAACCAAGAAGAGAGGACAAGAATTGATGAAACTGATAGAACTAGATACGGTGTCCTTCGACCTCTTCGATATGCCCCCCGTCAAGGACTATGAACGTTTCATTCAGCACTTTGGGAGATCCGATACCACTCAG GCTATTGTACAATGTAATGATGACAATCTGGAGAGAGATACACAAACGGAAGAAATTGAAAACTGCGATAAATGGTGTCAGCATCCGGCAGAAGGGGTTCAATGCTGCGGAG GCGACGGAGAGACCTCAGACGATGAGTTTGACCTAAATGTTAACCAGGAGGCTTCATCACTGAAATTAACACAGTTCTTGGAAGCTGCTAGTCAG CTAATGGTAGTATTACTGGAGGAGAGCAGAGCAGAACATGATGGAGGAGCTCTTCAGAGTAACCAGAGGAGCATCGTATTCAGCGAAGGTTACACTCAACTCAAACCAGGATTACCATTCCTTAAAA CACGTTCAATTCTCCAAGTTCATGTCCATCCAATTCAGACACATCTCCTCCTGGCACTATATGGAGATATGAAAGTT CCAGTTGACAAAAGCCCACTTTGCAACAGAGGTTTACTGTGTGTGTGGAACATTAATGACCCCTCTCAGCCACAGAA AATATTAAGTTGCCGCTCTCAGCCCAAGTGTTGCTCTTGGAGTCCAATGAAAGCTACGATGGTCTTTGCAGGAACG gtggatggtTCCTTGGTTATATGGGACTTGAGGGAACCCTCAAATATGCACTGTCATCATCTAGTGGATGGTACCTCCTGGTTGGTGAGGGTACCCACCTTCTGCACCGACGGCATCTTGACCGAGGAGTCACACAACAGCAGTGTGGTGGCGATTTTACCCATAGTAACAGCTGAGGACAATTTAAGGGCATCCATGCCGCAAGAGCCACAAATAG GATCTGATACTTCATTCCAGCTCGCCTCCTTAGAAGAGACCGGAGTCATTTATTTTTGG GTTGTTCTAGAAATAGCAAAGACCAGCCAAGCAGGATCTGAATCAGAGTTAG GTTTAGTGCCAGGAGGGAGAGTCAAGCTTATATGGAGCTCTTCAATCTCTCTTAATACACCTACCAG ATTTCCGAGCATAACTAGCAATTTTAAAACTATCTGTGTGCAGCTTAACCCTCAAGATCCTAATCAATTTTACATTGGAACAGACAGG GGATTTGTTCTACATGCTTCTCGACATCATGAAAATGTTTATCCTAAAATATTCAGAGCTAGCTATG ATGTTCCGGTTGAAGTAACCCATCTGGATTTCTCACCCTTCGCTCTTTCTTGTTTTCTG GTGGCCTGTGCCGATGGTACCATAAGGTTACATAGCACCATGTACG AGTTACCATTGTTATCGTGGCCTAACTCCACCATGGGTATGGAGGTGACCTCTATCGCCTGGTCACATAGCCGACCGTCGGTCTTTTACACGGCCGATTCCACGTCCAAAGTCTACGTCTGGTCTCTGTTGGAGAGAGACGCTAACCCTGTGAAAACAGAGCAGTTTGACAACGGCAG ATTGACTTCCTTGTCTGTTTCTAATGATTATTCAGCTTCTTCGATGGGGAGACCCGGTAGAAGACCTGAGTTG GTGATAGGGGATGAAAAAGGATGTTTAGAAGTCCACAGATTGAATGAACGTTTTTCAAACGCATCTGGAGACGAGTTGGATTCCATGTCTGTTCTCTTGCAGTCTTTTGTGTGA
- the LOC139966693 gene encoding non-homologous end-joining factor 1-like, whose protein sequence is MAEESRVTWRQAWKPDLKSCPWIPLPVSENQFWLKSHFQSDSMAISIFDGVHVWSESNTVEDVSAKTKLYNPNVEAPVSKVLQHLKECLQFNSTKGQLRVHPKDGDRKLLLEVTSNLTGGVPFKWKFETEKKTEETISEEITFPLLCMVSELIQREKALVSLLKRKDSEIDDMRAGGAKASRKYLETVPFNHKGFQQERVQSKSFEELVKKRGQNCFDTEGQTLYKEVMVTSAWIDRPQHENNFAAEGVAETLPVNSDRGKESPSWANKVPPSLLPQDATTSAGSSPAGSRNSSPRKSFSPGKLEEQQTELLRREALQRKLEEAKQKQEAKPKKKKKKLF, encoded by the exons AT GGCAGAGGAATCAAGAGTAACGTGGAGACAGGCCTGGAAGCCTGATCTGAAGTCATGTCCTTGGATTCCTCTCCCTGTCAGTGAGAATCAGTTTTGGTTGAAGAGCCATTTCCAATCTGACAGTATGGCCATCTCCATATTTGATGGCGTCCATGTTTGGTCAGAATCAAACACTGTAGAAGATGTCAGTGCAAAAACCAAG CTTTACAATCCAAATGTTGAAGCACCAGTATCTAAAGTTTTGCAACATCTGAAGGAATGTTTGCAGTTCAATTCAACCAAAGGACAGCTGCGAGTTCATCCCAAAGATGGCGATCGAAAGTTGCTTCTTGAAGTGACGTCCAACTTGACGGGAGGAGTACCATTTAAGTGGAAATTTGAAACGGAGAAGAAGACCGAAGAG ACAATTTCTGAAGAGATTACATTCCCTCTGCTGTGCATGGTGTCAGAACTGATTCAGAGAGAAAAAGCGTTAGTTTCGCTCCTGAAGAGGAAAGACTCAGAGATTGATGATATGAGAGCAGGAGGGGCCAAAGCCTCGAGAA AGTACCTAGAGACAGTGCCATTCAATCACAAAGGCTTTCAACAAGAGAGAGTACAGTCCAAG AGTTTTGAGGAGCTGGTGAAGAAACGAGGCCAAAACTGCTTTGACACCGAGGGCCAGACATTATACAAAGAGGTAATGGTCACATCTGCTTGGATTGATAGACCACAGCATG aAAACAATTTTGCAGCAGAGGGTGTAGCTGAAACTTTACCTGTGAACTCTGATAGGGGTAAGGAATCCCCTTCATGGGCCAACAAGGTACCTCCATCTCTCTTGCCACAGGATGCCACTACCTCTGCTGGCTCATCACCAGCAGGATCCAGAAACTCTTCCCCGAGAAAGTCTTTCTCTCCGGGCAAATTAGAAGAG CAACAAACGGAACTCTTAAGACGTGAAGCTCTTCAAAgaaaattagaagaggcgaaacAGAAGCAGGAAGCAAagccaaagaagaagaaaaagaaactattttaa